Proteins encoded within one genomic window of Rhizobium favelukesii:
- a CDS encoding electron transfer flavoprotein subunit alpha/FixB family protein — MAILLLADHDGNHLSDQTAKTLTAASKIAKEQASDVHVLVAGAGAKAAAEQAAKLSGVSKVLVAEDASLANNLAEPLAALIVQLSGSYDTIIAAATSTGKNVMPRVAALLDVAQVSEIIEVVSADTFKRPIYAGNAIQTVQATDARRVITVRTASFAAAAEGGSAPVETIAAAANPGLSTFVKDALSASDRPELTSAKIIISGGRALGSAEKFREVILPVADKLGAAVGASRAAVDAGYAPNDWQVGQTGKVVAPDLYIACGISGAIQHLAGMKDSKVIVAINKDEEAPIFQVADYGLVADLFEALPELVKAI, encoded by the coding sequence ATGGCCATTCTTCTTCTGGCTGATCACGACGGCAACCACCTTTCCGACCAGACCGCCAAGACGCTGACGGCGGCATCGAAGATTGCCAAGGAACAGGCAAGCGACGTGCACGTGCTGGTCGCCGGCGCCGGCGCCAAGGCAGCAGCCGAGCAGGCAGCCAAGCTCTCCGGTGTCTCCAAGGTGCTGGTTGCCGAGGATGCAAGCCTTGCCAACAATCTGGCCGAGCCCCTGGCGGCGCTGATCGTCCAGCTTTCCGGCAGCTACGACACGATCATCGCCGCCGCCACCTCGACCGGCAAGAACGTCATGCCGCGCGTGGCCGCCCTCCTCGACGTCGCCCAGGTCTCCGAGATCATCGAGGTGGTCTCGGCCGATACCTTCAAGCGGCCGATCTATGCCGGTAATGCCATCCAGACGGTACAGGCGACCGACGCCAGACGCGTCATCACCGTGCGCACCGCCTCGTTTGCTGCAGCGGCCGAAGGCGGTTCCGCCCCGGTCGAAACCATTGCGGCCGCCGCCAACCCGGGTCTGTCGACCTTTGTCAAGGACGCGCTGTCGGCCTCCGACCGTCCGGAACTGACCTCGGCGAAGATCATCATCTCCGGTGGCCGGGCGCTCGGCTCTGCCGAAAAGTTCAGGGAGGTCATCCTGCCGGTCGCCGACAAGCTCGGTGCCGCCGTCGGCGCCTCGCGCGCTGCCGTCGATGCCGGTTATGCCCCGAACGACTGGCAGGTCGGCCAGACCGGCAAGGTCGTGGCACCTGATCTCTACATCGCCTGCGGCATCTCGGGCGCCATCCAGCACCTCGCCGGCATGAAGGATTCGAAGGTCATCGTCGCCATCAACAAGGACGAAGAGGCCCCGATCTTCCAGGTTGCCGACTACGGTCTCGTCGCCGATCTGTTCGAGGCCCTGCCGGAACTGGTCAAGGCGATCTAG
- a CDS encoding LysR substrate-binding domain-containing protein has translation MDYRRRIPSLTALMTLEAVIRRKSFTLAAAELGVTQAAVSRQIAGLEAELEQPMFVRKHRAIEPTAACLCLGTSLAQSFANIADTIQSIRSSEKDVVTIGATVAFSSFWLLPRLAHFRRENAGIQIRVVSQDTRIDLNAGDIDIAIRYGTPPFSDGTVIASQNDAVVPVCSPEYMRARRSPELSALDEFIETDAQDRSWLSWASWVEKTGRSLSVKPSLRFNHYTETIAAARAGQGVALGWRLLIQTFLDDGTLVELGESELAADDHYNVLLPLRMRRTIAADHAAKWLTAALHR, from the coding sequence ATGGATTACCGAAGGCGAATTCCATCACTGACGGCACTCATGACGCTGGAAGCCGTCATCCGTCGGAAGAGTTTCACTTTGGCCGCGGCCGAGCTAGGCGTCACCCAGGCCGCGGTCAGTCGTCAGATTGCGGGTCTGGAGGCGGAGCTCGAGCAGCCGATGTTCGTGCGCAAACACCGCGCGATCGAACCAACTGCAGCCTGCCTTTGCTTGGGGACGTCCCTCGCGCAGAGTTTTGCGAACATCGCTGATACGATCCAGTCCATCCGCTCGTCTGAGAAGGACGTCGTCACAATTGGCGCAACGGTCGCGTTTTCATCCTTCTGGCTTCTTCCACGTCTAGCGCACTTCCGACGGGAAAACGCTGGAATACAGATTCGTGTCGTCTCGCAGGACACTCGCATCGATTTGAACGCGGGAGACATCGATATAGCGATCCGCTATGGGACGCCGCCTTTCAGCGACGGAACGGTCATCGCTTCACAGAACGACGCCGTCGTTCCTGTTTGCTCGCCAGAGTACATGCGCGCCCGGCGCTCGCCGGAACTCTCGGCGTTGGATGAGTTTATCGAAACCGATGCACAGGATCGTTCCTGGCTGTCTTGGGCGAGCTGGGTCGAGAAGACCGGACGTTCGTTGAGCGTCAAGCCCTCGCTGCGTTTCAACCACTACACGGAAACGATCGCAGCCGCTCGGGCAGGCCAGGGCGTGGCCTTGGGCTGGCGGCTTCTTATCCAAACGTTTCTCGATGATGGGACGCTTGTAGAGCTCGGTGAATCAGAGCTTGCGGCAGATGATCATTACAACGTGCTTCTTCCTCTCAGGATGCGTCGAACCATCGCTGCGGACCATGCTGCTAAATGGCTGACCGCTGCCCTTCATCGTTGA
- a CDS encoding FAD-binding oxidoreductase has product MGIDFAHGGMVAQQAWDREHDENLVCIDVHQETHDVRSFTFASPEGKRFDFDAGQYFLFDFPAGDGSEARCYSISSSPHRSNAFTVTVKRVPGGKVSNWLHDNMTNGTTVKAQGPLGHFVRPRRAGTKLLLLSGGSGITPVMSIVRGLADSCEPADVVFMHASRTPLDLIFRTELSCLATRMKGLRLHFLPESVNGELAWPGLTGRITPEFMKLAVPDIADRVVMCCGPAPFMAAARSISADLGVSPVNYIEESFDAAVIDEPGLLVEEVAANKVFQVEFTKQSRKIDVSSEQTVLSAAKKSGARLPSSCSNGVCGTCKSKLVSGSVEMNHNGGIRQREIDAGMFLPCCSKPLSDLVVDR; this is encoded by the coding sequence ATGGGTATTGATTTCGCACATGGCGGTATGGTCGCCCAACAGGCCTGGGACCGCGAGCACGACGAAAACCTGGTCTGCATTGACGTCCATCAGGAAACGCACGACGTGAGAAGCTTCACGTTCGCGTCGCCAGAAGGCAAGCGCTTCGACTTCGACGCTGGCCAGTACTTTCTGTTCGACTTTCCGGCGGGGGACGGCAGCGAGGCGCGATGCTATAGCATCTCGTCGTCGCCTCATCGCTCAAACGCCTTCACCGTCACGGTTAAGCGGGTTCCCGGTGGCAAGGTCTCGAACTGGCTTCACGACAACATGACCAACGGCACGACCGTGAAGGCTCAGGGTCCTCTTGGTCACTTCGTTCGGCCGAGACGCGCAGGCACCAAGCTGCTGCTGCTTTCGGGTGGCTCTGGCATAACGCCCGTGATGTCGATCGTCCGTGGACTGGCGGATAGCTGCGAACCGGCCGACGTGGTCTTCATGCATGCTTCGAGGACGCCGCTCGACCTGATTTTCCGCACGGAGTTGTCCTGTCTGGCCACGCGGATGAAAGGGCTGCGTCTCCATTTCCTTCCTGAAAGCGTAAATGGCGAGTTGGCCTGGCCCGGACTGACGGGGCGCATCACGCCGGAGTTTATGAAACTGGCCGTGCCGGACATCGCGGACCGAGTGGTGATGTGCTGCGGACCGGCTCCCTTCATGGCAGCCGCACGTTCCATCTCGGCGGACCTCGGCGTGTCCCCAGTCAACTACATCGAAGAGAGCTTCGACGCCGCCGTCATCGACGAACCCGGGCTCCTGGTGGAGGAAGTCGCCGCGAACAAGGTGTTTCAGGTCGAGTTCACCAAACAAAGCCGCAAGATTGACGTATCGAGCGAGCAGACCGTGCTGTCCGCGGCGAAGAAGTCGGGCGCGCGGCTTCCGTCGTCCTGTTCGAATGGCGTCTGTGGGACCTGCAAATCGAAGCTCGTTTCAGGCTCGGTTGAGATGAACCATAACGGTGGAATAAGGCAGCGCGAGATCGACGCCGGCATGTTCCTCCCCTGTTGCTCCAAGCCGCTCAGCGATCTGGTTGTCGATCGCTGA
- a CDS encoding NADH:flavin oxidoreductase, with amino-acid sequence MSNDPLLQPYQLKHLKLRNRIIVTSHEPAYPEDGMPKERYRAYTVERAKGGVALTMTAGSAAVSRDSPPVFNNLLAYKDEIVPWVREMTDAVHEQGAAIMIQLTHLGRRTRWDKGDWLPVVAPSHHREASHRAFPKKIEDWDIERIIKDFADAAERMKVGGMDGVELEAYGHLIDQFTSPLTNELDGPYGGSIENRMRFCLDVFKAIRDRVGDEFILGVRYTADECLPGGTGKAEGIEISKRLRDSGLIDYLNVIRGHIDTDAGLTDVIPIQGMANSPHLDFAGEIRAATNFPTFHAAKIQDVATARHAIAAGKVDMVGMTRAHMTDPHIVRKIIEKREDDIRPCVGANYCLDRIYQGGMAFCIHNAATGREETMPHIVQKAEVRKKVVIVGAGPAGLEAARVAAERGHEVVVFEAANNPGGQIRLTAQSERRREMISIIDWRMSQCEKLGVTFQFNTWAEGDTITAENPDVVIIATGGLPHTDVLSIGNELVVSSWDIISGDVKPGSNVLVFDDAGDHAGLQAAEFLAKAGARVEIMTPDRSFAPEVMAMNLVPYMRSLQKLDVTFTVTFRLESAEKTGNQIVAKVGSDYGGVAKQRVVDQIVVNHGTIPLDELYFELKPLSKNLGEASYDQLLSGKPQSVVRNPDGQFQLFRIGDAVAARNTHAAIYDGLRIAKDL; translated from the coding sequence ATGTCGAACGATCCTCTTCTCCAGCCTTATCAGCTCAAGCATCTCAAACTGCGCAATCGCATCATCGTCACCTCGCACGAGCCGGCCTATCCGGAGGATGGCATGCCCAAGGAGCGATATCGCGCATACACGGTCGAAAGGGCGAAAGGCGGCGTGGCGTTGACGATGACTGCAGGATCGGCCGCAGTTTCTCGAGACAGCCCACCAGTCTTCAACAACCTGCTCGCCTACAAGGACGAGATCGTTCCGTGGGTCAGGGAAATGACCGATGCCGTGCACGAGCAGGGCGCCGCCATCATGATCCAGCTCACCCATCTCGGCCGGCGTACCCGCTGGGACAAGGGCGACTGGCTGCCGGTCGTCGCTCCGTCCCACCATCGCGAGGCCTCGCACAGGGCGTTTCCGAAGAAGATCGAAGACTGGGATATCGAACGCATCATAAAAGACTTCGCTGATGCGGCCGAACGCATGAAGGTCGGGGGCATGGACGGCGTCGAACTTGAGGCTTACGGCCATCTGATCGATCAGTTCACGTCTCCGCTCACCAATGAACTCGACGGTCCATACGGCGGATCGATCGAGAACCGCATGCGCTTCTGTCTCGACGTCTTCAAGGCGATACGCGACAGGGTCGGCGACGAATTCATTCTGGGCGTTCGCTATACCGCTGATGAATGTCTTCCCGGCGGCACGGGAAAGGCGGAAGGCATCGAGATCTCGAAGCGCCTGCGTGACAGCGGTCTGATCGACTACCTCAACGTCATCCGCGGCCATATCGATACCGATGCGGGTCTCACAGACGTTATTCCCATCCAGGGCATGGCCAACTCGCCGCATCTCGATTTCGCTGGAGAGATTCGTGCGGCGACGAACTTTCCGACGTTCCACGCGGCGAAGATTCAAGATGTAGCCACCGCCCGTCATGCGATCGCGGCGGGGAAGGTGGACATGGTGGGGATGACGCGAGCCCACATGACGGACCCGCACATCGTCCGTAAGATTATCGAGAAGCGCGAAGACGACATCCGCCCGTGCGTTGGAGCGAACTACTGTCTGGATCGCATCTACCAAGGCGGCATGGCGTTCTGCATTCATAATGCGGCGACTGGCCGCGAGGAGACGATGCCTCACATTGTCCAGAAGGCGGAGGTCCGCAAGAAGGTCGTGATCGTCGGTGCGGGCCCGGCCGGTCTTGAAGCTGCACGCGTGGCGGCCGAGCGCGGCCACGAGGTTGTCGTCTTCGAAGCCGCGAACAATCCGGGCGGACAGATCAGGCTGACCGCGCAAAGCGAGCGTCGCAGGGAGATGATAAGCATCATCGATTGGCGTATGAGCCAGTGCGAAAAGCTCGGCGTCACCTTCCAATTCAACACCTGGGCCGAGGGCGACACGATCACTGCGGAAAACCCCGACGTGGTCATCATCGCGACAGGCGGTCTCCCGCACACGGACGTGCTGTCGATAGGTAACGAACTGGTCGTTTCCTCGTGGGACATCATCTCCGGCGATGTTAAGCCGGGATCGAACGTCCTCGTCTTCGACGACGCCGGCGACCACGCAGGTCTTCAGGCGGCGGAATTCTTGGCCAAGGCGGGCGCCAGGGTCGAGATCATGACGCCCGACCGATCGTTCGCTCCTGAAGTCATGGCGATGAACCTGGTACCCTACATGCGTTCGCTGCAGAAGCTCGACGTGACATTCACTGTCACGTTCCGGCTGGAATCGGCGGAAAAGACCGGCAACCAGATCGTCGCCAAGGTGGGTAGCGACTACGGCGGCGTTGCCAAGCAGCGTGTCGTCGACCAGATCGTGGTCAATCATGGCACGATCCCGCTGGACGAGTTATACTTTGAACTCAAGCCTCTCTCTAAAAATCTTGGCGAGGCGTCGTACGACCAGCTCCTCTCCGGCAAGCCGCAGTCGGTCGTCCGCAATCCGGACGGACAGTTCCAGCTCTTCCGGATCGGCGACGCGGTCGCAGCCCGCAACACCCATGCTGCGATCTACGATGGGCTCAGAATCGCGAAGGATCTTTGA
- a CDS encoding dimethylsulfoniopropionate lyase, with translation MIERSADLQLFIDAAFAVFDRQVEDLNGRRSILEIFGLLEHKGVEKHGTGSRLPVCEWLPEALALKVDDPLLQHMLGRFEALEPRLKWRRRSKYDDTASENFVDGHANAVIVGPGGLEDRDDVWLGVTLMAPGVRYPDHNHAPEETYLVLSDGEFRQGDSAWFAPGKGGTFYNLPNIKHAMRSLNTPLFAFWALCA, from the coding sequence ATGATTGAAAGAAGCGCGGATCTTCAGCTTTTCATCGATGCGGCCTTCGCGGTCTTCGACAGGCAGGTCGAGGACCTCAACGGTCGCCGCTCGATCCTCGAGATCTTCGGTCTATTGGAGCACAAGGGCGTCGAGAAGCACGGGACCGGCAGCCGGCTTCCTGTCTGCGAATGGCTACCCGAGGCATTGGCTCTTAAGGTCGACGACCCTCTGCTGCAGCATATGCTTGGACGCTTCGAGGCCTTGGAGCCGCGCCTTAAATGGAGGCGCCGTAGCAAATACGACGACACTGCGAGTGAGAACTTCGTCGATGGCCACGCCAACGCAGTGATCGTCGGCCCCGGCGGGCTGGAGGACCGGGACGACGTGTGGCTGGGCGTCACTCTCATGGCGCCGGGCGTGCGCTATCCTGACCACAATCACGCTCCGGAAGAAACATACCTCGTTCTATCCGACGGCGAGTTTCGACAGGGGGATAGTGCCTGGTTTGCACCGGGAAAGGGAGGAACCTTCTACAATCTCCCGAACATCAAACACGCCATGCGGTCCTTAAACACGCCACTCTTCGCGTTCTGGGCGTTATGCGCTTAG
- a CDS encoding alcohol dehydrogenase family protein, translating into MTIVPKTMAAVQLTGHGDLDKLVYRADVAVPHPAAGEVLIKVSACGMNNTDVWVRQGAYGSEDDPAAVSTWRRQKNTLTFPRIQGTDAVGHIVAVGDGVEEARLGERVMVDFSIYNRDDDSLADIDYMGHGRDGGYAEFMTLPAENAHVIATDLSDIELATFCCAYLTGERMLERARLAAGERVFVTGASGGVGSAIIQLARARGAIPIALTAPGKEQALIDIGAEAVVIRGGDLVADVHKACLGQPIDVVADLVGGSIFNDLLKILKPEGRYTTAGAIAGPVVQIDLRTMYLKQLELHGSSQGSRADFRRLVSYIEAKKIRPLVAGVYPLSEFHRAQRDFMAKNFVGKLVVRPDPRRTVS; encoded by the coding sequence ATGACCATCGTTCCGAAGACCATGGCGGCCGTCCAGCTGACAGGGCACGGTGACCTCGACAAGCTGGTCTACCGCGCCGACGTCGCCGTCCCTCACCCGGCTGCCGGTGAAGTATTGATCAAGGTGTCGGCCTGCGGCATGAACAATACCGATGTATGGGTGCGCCAGGGTGCCTATGGTAGCGAAGATGACCCCGCTGCCGTTTCTACTTGGCGGCGGCAGAAAAACACGCTCACCTTTCCACGCATTCAGGGCACGGACGCGGTCGGCCACATTGTCGCGGTCGGTGACGGCGTGGAAGAGGCGCGCCTTGGCGAGCGGGTGATGGTCGATTTTTCAATCTACAATCGCGACGACGACAGTCTGGCCGACATCGACTATATGGGCCATGGCCGCGATGGCGGTTATGCGGAGTTCATGACGCTGCCGGCCGAAAATGCCCATGTCATTGCAACGGACCTCAGTGATATCGAGCTTGCTACGTTTTGCTGCGCCTATCTGACCGGCGAACGCATGCTGGAACGGGCGCGTCTGGCAGCAGGAGAACGCGTCTTCGTCACCGGCGCATCGGGTGGTGTCGGTTCGGCGATCATCCAGCTTGCCCGCGCCCGTGGTGCGATCCCGATCGCGCTGACGGCGCCCGGCAAGGAGCAAGCCTTGATCGACATCGGTGCAGAGGCGGTCGTTATCCGTGGCGGAGACCTGGTTGCTGATGTTCACAAAGCCTGCCTTGGTCAGCCGATCGACGTCGTCGCCGACCTGGTCGGAGGATCGATCTTCAATGACCTCCTTAAGATACTAAAGCCTGAAGGCCGGTACACGACGGCCGGCGCGATCGCAGGGCCGGTCGTCCAGATCGACCTTCGTACGATGTACCTGAAGCAACTGGAGCTGCATGGGTCGAGCCAGGGCAGCCGCGCCGATTTCCGGCGGCTTGTGAGCTATATCGAAGCCAAGAAAATCCGGCCGTTGGTCGCGGGCGTCTACCCGCTCTCAGAGTTCCACCGCGCTCAGCGCGACTTCATGGCGAAGAACTTCGTCGGAAAGCTGGTCGTGCGACCGGACCCCCGCAGGACCGTTTCCTAG
- a CDS encoding M24 family metallopeptidase, which yields MLRGDDNSSQPGNSTVFKDERKQAYLNPEGADRPLISPIPAVTLDTARKYRLGRLRAKMKDWDCSALLLYDPVNIRYALDSSNMSIWTMHNPSRYALILADGPAIMFEFEGAEHANTGLPGIDEVRTARSFLFFTAGNLAEHRMRDWADELASIIQSHGGNAKVAVDRLEPAPAAELRKRGFALLDGQALAERARSIKSPEEIELMRWTIRVCEAGMARMYEASEPGRTEREIWAELHFENSRSGGEWLETKLLTAGPRTNPWYQECSDYVIKRGEMIAFDTDMIGPFGYCADLSRSWTCGHVAMNDKQKELYSAARSQIEHNLSIIQPGLSFVEFNEKSWQIPEKYIPYRYSLAVHGTGMADEWPGILLHPDFDDGFSGVIEENMVLNVESLIAEDGSESIKLETQVLVTANGAERLDTFPWEEP from the coding sequence ATGCTACGTGGCGACGACAACTCTTCGCAGCCCGGCAACTCGACCGTCTTTAAGGACGAGCGCAAGCAGGCATATCTCAACCCGGAAGGTGCCGACCGTCCCCTTATCAGTCCGATCCCCGCAGTCACGCTCGACACGGCCAGGAAATACCGCCTCGGCCGCTTGCGGGCGAAGATGAAGGATTGGGACTGTTCCGCCTTGCTCCTGTACGACCCGGTCAACATCCGCTATGCGCTCGACTCGTCGAACATGAGCATCTGGACGATGCATAACCCGTCCCGATATGCGCTGATCCTTGCAGATGGCCCCGCGATCATGTTCGAATTCGAAGGAGCCGAACATGCCAACACCGGCCTTCCTGGGATTGACGAAGTCAGGACCGCCAGATCCTTCCTTTTCTTCACGGCCGGAAACCTCGCCGAGCACAGGATGCGGGACTGGGCGGACGAGCTTGCCAGCATCATCCAGTCGCACGGCGGCAACGCTAAGGTCGCAGTGGACCGTCTGGAGCCCGCGCCCGCGGCCGAGCTGAGAAAGCGTGGATTCGCGCTGCTTGATGGTCAGGCGCTGGCGGAGCGGGCACGGTCGATCAAAAGCCCGGAAGAGATCGAGCTTATGCGTTGGACTATCCGGGTGTGCGAAGCCGGAATGGCACGCATGTACGAGGCTTCGGAACCGGGCCGCACCGAGCGCGAGATCTGGGCGGAGCTTCATTTCGAGAATTCGCGCAGCGGTGGCGAGTGGCTTGAGACCAAGCTGCTAACCGCCGGCCCGCGGACCAATCCCTGGTATCAGGAGTGCTCCGACTACGTCATCAAGCGCGGCGAAATGATCGCCTTCGACACCGACATGATCGGGCCTTTTGGATACTGCGCCGACCTATCTCGGTCCTGGACGTGCGGCCACGTGGCGATGAACGACAAACAAAAGGAGTTGTACTCGGCAGCCAGATCGCAGATCGAGCACAATCTTTCCATCATCCAACCCGGTTTGTCGTTTGTCGAGTTCAACGAGAAAAGCTGGCAGATCCCTGAAAAATACATCCCTTACCGCTACAGCTTGGCTGTGCACGGGACGGGCATGGCCGACGAGTGGCCGGGAATCCTGCTCCATCCCGACTTTGACGACGGCTTCAGCGGCGTCATCGAGGAGAACATGGTTCTGAACGTCGAAAGCCTCATCGCAGAGGATGGTTCCGAAAGCATCAAGCTCGAGACCCAGGTTCTCGTCACCGCGAATGGAGCCGAACGCCTCGACACCTTCCCTTGGGAAGAACCCTGA
- a CDS encoding electron transfer flavoprotein subunit beta/FixA family protein has translation MKILVPVKRVVDYNVKIRVKPDGTGVELTNVKMSMNPFDEISVEEALRLREAGKADEVIVVSIGPAKAEETLRTALAMGADRAILVETDETLEPLAVAKILKGVVDAEQPGLIVTGKQAIDDDSNQTGQMLAALLGTAQATFASKIEIEVPGPGGKAQVTREVDGGLQTIEIKLPAVVTTDLRLNEPRYASLPNIMKAKKKPLDKKAPADFGVSTEPRLKVLKTEEPSGRKAGVKVKSVAELVEKLKVEAGVL, from the coding sequence ATGAAAATTCTCGTCCCCGTGAAGCGGGTGGTTGACTACAACGTGAAGATCCGCGTGAAGCCGGATGGCACAGGCGTCGAGCTTACGAACGTGAAGATGTCGATGAACCCGTTCGACGAGATCTCGGTCGAGGAGGCGCTGCGGCTGAGGGAAGCCGGCAAGGCCGACGAAGTGATCGTCGTGTCGATCGGTCCTGCCAAGGCCGAGGAAACGCTGCGCACCGCGCTTGCCATGGGTGCTGACCGCGCCATCCTCGTCGAGACCGACGAGACGCTAGAGCCGCTTGCGGTTGCCAAGATCCTCAAGGGCGTCGTCGATGCCGAGCAGCCGGGCCTCATCGTCACAGGCAAGCAGGCAATCGATGACGACTCGAACCAGACCGGCCAGATGCTGGCGGCCCTCCTCGGCACGGCGCAGGCGACGTTTGCCTCGAAGATCGAGATCGAAGTCCCTGGTCCTGGGGGCAAGGCTCAGGTGACCCGCGAAGTCGATGGCGGCCTGCAGACGATCGAGATCAAGCTGCCGGCCGTCGTCACCACGGATCTGCGTCTGAACGAGCCGCGCTACGCCTCGCTGCCGAACATCATGAAGGCGAAGAAGAAGCCGCTCGACAAGAAGGCTCCTGCCGATTTCGGCGTCTCCACCGAACCGCGCCTCAAGGTGTTGAAGACCGAGGAGCCGTCCGGCCGCAAGGCCGGCGTCAAGGTCAAGTCGGTCGCCGAGCTGGTCGAAAAGCTTAAAGTCGAAGCAGGCGTCCTCTAA
- a CDS encoding aromatic ring-hydroxylating oxygenase subunit alpha has protein sequence MLNRLPSSISALLEARAHGHSLPAGLYTRDDVFDADIDVFFHKHWICVGLDCDVPEPGDATVIDIGKTSLIVLRDDDGEIRVLHNVCRHRGSRLLDPGKTIVSKLVCPYHTWTYELTGELSYAPHMGKDLDKNCHSLKPVNFKSIGGLIYVCLCDDPPTDIANLEQTMIERLAPYDIRNAKIAHHTDVIEDGNWKLTMENNRECYHCSANHPELCVSFVDLDFGFDPETLGPEDREQAEEHFRLYDEKTKAWEADGFPSAAVEQMADCATNFRTQRLIIAGAGESQTHDATAASSKLLGSMTRKDLGDTHLWGHNSWNHFMGDHAVVATVIPLSAGKTLVRTKWLVHKDAVEGKDYDLDKLTDVWIATTDQDADLVARSHAGALDPAYQPGPYSPFSETNLDKFANWYIDRMRAHGY, from the coding sequence ATGCTAAACAGGCTCCCTTCCTCCATCTCAGCTCTCCTTGAAGCTCGTGCCCATGGTCACTCCCTGCCGGCGGGCCTCTATACTCGAGACGACGTCTTCGACGCCGACATCGATGTATTCTTCCACAAGCACTGGATCTGCGTGGGCCTGGACTGCGATGTTCCCGAACCTGGTGATGCGACCGTGATCGACATCGGCAAAACAAGCCTGATTGTGCTGCGTGACGACGACGGCGAGATCCGCGTACTTCACAACGTCTGTCGCCATCGCGGCTCCCGTCTGCTCGATCCCGGAAAGACCATCGTGTCAAAGCTGGTCTGCCCATACCACACCTGGACATACGAGCTGACCGGCGAACTCAGCTACGCGCCGCACATGGGCAAGGACTTGGACAAGAACTGCCACAGCCTGAAGCCCGTAAACTTCAAGTCCATCGGCGGCCTGATCTATGTCTGCCTCTGCGACGATCCGCCGACGGATATCGCAAACCTCGAGCAGACCATGATCGAGCGTCTTGCCCCCTACGACATCCGAAATGCGAAGATCGCCCATCACACAGACGTCATCGAGGACGGCAACTGGAAGCTCACGATGGAGAACAATCGCGAGTGCTACCACTGCTCCGCCAACCATCCTGAGCTTTGTGTGTCGTTCGTCGATCTCGACTTCGGCTTTGACCCGGAGACCCTCGGCCCCGAGGATCGCGAGCAGGCAGAGGAGCATTTCCGGCTCTACGACGAGAAGACGAAGGCTTGGGAGGCCGACGGCTTCCCATCCGCTGCTGTGGAACAGATGGCCGACTGCGCGACCAACTTTCGGACCCAGCGCCTGATCATCGCCGGTGCGGGCGAATCCCAGACCCATGACGCCACGGCTGCGTCGTCCAAGCTACTCGGCAGTATGACCCGTAAAGATCTCGGCGATACCCACCTTTGGGGTCACAATAGCTGGAACCACTTCATGGGTGACCATGCGGTTGTTGCGACCGTCATCCCGCTTTCTGCCGGTAAGACCCTCGTCAGGACGAAGTGGCTTGTCCACAAAGACGCCGTCGAGGGCAAGGATTACGACCTCGACAAGCTAACCGATGTTTGGATCGCAACGACAGACCAGGACGCAGACCTTGTCGCGCGTTCGCATGCCGGCGCACTCGATCCGGCTTATCAGCCTGGTCCCTACTCGCCGTTCTCGGAAACAAACCTGGACAAATTTGCGAATTGGTACATCGATCGGATGCGCGCTCATGGGTATTGA
- a CDS encoding TetR/AcrR family transcriptional regulator translates to MDQSVNDSGWRGSQDGWLEAAYDSLLESGVDSVKILPLAKKLNLSRTSFYWFFKDREELLSALVSRWRDKNTGGIVKQSEAYAESLAEAMLNVFDCWLDQTLFDSKFEFAVRSWALQSEEIQAEVHNADRTRMEAIATMLRRFGLPANSADVRARTTYLVQIGYISMQSNESIAVRMKRIPEYIAIYTGEIPARRELDRFYARHGYKPD, encoded by the coding sequence ATGGATCAGAGTGTGAACGACAGCGGTTGGCGCGGATCACAAGACGGGTGGCTGGAAGCGGCCTACGACTCTTTGTTGGAGTCCGGCGTCGATTCCGTGAAGATTCTGCCCCTTGCCAAGAAGCTCAACCTCTCCAGAACGAGCTTCTATTGGTTCTTCAAGGACCGGGAGGAACTGTTGAGCGCGCTCGTCTCACGTTGGCGGGACAAGAACACGGGCGGCATCGTCAAGCAGTCGGAAGCTTATGCGGAGAGCTTGGCGGAAGCGATGCTCAACGTCTTCGACTGCTGGCTGGACCAGACGCTTTTCGACAGCAAGTTCGAGTTCGCGGTCCGAAGCTGGGCCCTTCAGTCCGAAGAAATTCAGGCGGAGGTTCACAACGCCGACCGGACGAGAATGGAAGCAATCGCGACCATGCTCAGACGCTTCGGCCTTCCCGCAAATTCCGCGGACGTGCGGGCGCGTACAACATATTTGGTTCAGATCGGATACATCTCGATGCAGTCTAACGAATCCATCGCAGTTCGCATGAAACGGATTCCCGAATACATCGCCATCTACACAGGCGAAATACCCGCGCGACGAGAACTGGATCGCTTCTACGCGAGACACGGATACAAGCCGGACTAG